The following coding sequences lie in one Pseudoxanthomonas sp. SE1 genomic window:
- a CDS encoding NAD kinase, which yields MSTPRIAFLASPTPEAQEALATLQREHGAHVPDQADVLCALGGDGFMLQTLHRHGALGKPVFGMKLGTVGFLMNHYRPDGLFERIAAAEPAKLRPLEMQALTESGTSTSSLAYNEVSLLRQTRQAAHIQIDLNGETRLDELICDGVLTATPAGSTAYNFSAHGPILPLGSHTIALTPIAPFRPRRWRGAILKADTEIRFRVLDPYKRPVSATADSHEVRDVVEVTIRESRDRTVTLLFDREHNLEERILSEQFMT from the coding sequence ATGTCCACACCCCGCATCGCCTTCCTCGCCAGTCCCACGCCTGAGGCACAGGAGGCGCTGGCGACGCTGCAGCGCGAGCACGGCGCGCATGTACCCGACCAGGCGGACGTGCTGTGCGCGCTGGGCGGCGATGGTTTCATGCTGCAGACGCTGCATCGGCATGGGGCGCTCGGCAAGCCTGTATTCGGCATGAAGCTGGGCACCGTGGGCTTCCTGATGAACCACTATCGCCCGGATGGCCTGTTCGAGCGGATTGCCGCGGCGGAACCGGCCAAGTTGCGACCGCTGGAAATGCAGGCATTGACTGAATCCGGCACGTCCACCTCATCGCTGGCCTACAACGAAGTGTCGCTGCTGCGCCAGACACGGCAGGCGGCGCATATCCAGATCGACCTCAATGGCGAAACCCGCCTGGACGAGCTGATCTGCGATGGCGTGCTGACCGCGACGCCAGCAGGCAGCACCGCGTACAACTTCTCCGCGCACGGGCCGATCCTGCCCCTGGGTTCGCACACCATTGCGCTGACGCCGATCGCCCCGTTCCGTCCGCGCCGCTGGCGTGGCGCCATCCTCAAGGCCGATACGGAAATCCGGTTCCGCGTGCTCGACCCGTACAAGCGCCCGGTCAGCGCCACTGCCGATTCGCACGAGGTGCGGGACGTGGTGGAAGTGACCATCCGCGAGTCGCGTGACCGCACGGTCACGCTGCTGTTCGACCGCGAGCACAACCTCGAGGAACGCATCCTCAGCGAGCAGTTCATGACCTGA
- a CDS encoding 5'-nucleotidase, with the protein MADNTPRLLTVAVTSRALFDLEESHALYEREGVQAYSDYQRTHEDDVLAPGIAYPVVRKLLALNVGAPPEAPRVEVILISRNSADTGLRIFNSIQHYGLGIVRATFTAGEPTWPYVKPFGTDLFLSANPESVRRSLEHGIAAATILPAGAPQQRHEHQLRIAFDGDAVIFGDESERISREQGVEAFGRHEQQRAREPLSGGPFRNFLSALHQLQQAFPADERSPIRTALVTARSAPAHERVIRTLREWGVRLDEALFLGGRHKGPFLEAFGADIFFDDSQHNIDSARHHVAAGHVPHGVANP; encoded by the coding sequence ATGGCCGACAATACCCCCCGCCTGCTGACCGTCGCCGTCACCTCGCGCGCGCTTTTCGATCTGGAAGAAAGCCACGCCCTGTATGAGCGGGAGGGCGTGCAGGCCTATTCCGATTATCAGCGCACGCACGAAGACGACGTGCTGGCGCCCGGCATCGCCTATCCCGTCGTGCGCAAGCTGCTGGCGCTCAACGTGGGTGCGCCTCCGGAAGCGCCGCGTGTCGAGGTGATCCTGATCTCGCGCAACTCGGCCGATACCGGCCTGCGCATCTTCAACTCCATCCAGCACTACGGCCTGGGGATCGTGCGCGCCACGTTCACGGCCGGCGAGCCTACCTGGCCGTACGTCAAGCCGTTCGGCACCGACCTGTTCCTGTCGGCCAACCCGGAATCGGTACGCCGCTCACTTGAGCACGGCATCGCGGCGGCGACCATCCTGCCGGCAGGCGCACCGCAGCAGCGCCACGAGCACCAGCTGCGCATTGCGTTCGATGGCGACGCGGTCATCTTCGGCGACGAAAGCGAGCGCATCTCGCGCGAGCAGGGTGTGGAGGCATTCGGCCGGCACGAACAGCAGCGCGCACGCGAACCGCTGTCAGGCGGCCCGTTCCGCAACTTCCTGTCGGCCTTGCACCAGTTGCAGCAGGCATTCCCGGCCGACGAGCGTTCCCCGATCCGCACCGCCCTGGTCACCGCGCGTTCCGCGCCCGCGCACGAGCGCGTGATCCGCACGTTGCGCGAGTGGGGCGTACGCCTGGACGAGGCGCTGTTCCTGGGGGGGCGGCACAAGGGGCCGTTCCTGGAGGCCTTCGGGGCCGACATCTTCTTCGATGATTCCCAGCACAACATCGACAGTGCCCGTCACCACGTCGCCGCAGGCCACGTGCCCCACGGCGTCGCCAACCCGTAG
- a CDS encoding DUF2939 domain-containing protein, giving the protein MGLIGGVLLAALLGLATYVIAGPYLAIHGIRTALAEQDTAKLQKHVDFPAVRVNLRAQVEDYLARKAGPDVSSNLFGAAALSIANQVLGRGVDTLVTPMGIAALLQGRATWKRAVGETVGGDTYAPPVPAEPLKDAEHRYESLSRFTATVHDENGSPVVFVLTRQGLRWRLTDIRLPL; this is encoded by the coding sequence ATGGGGCTCATCGGCGGCGTGCTGCTGGCCGCGCTGCTGGGGCTGGCGACCTACGTGATCGCCGGGCCTTACCTGGCCATCCACGGCATCCGCACTGCACTCGCCGAACAGGACACGGCCAAGCTGCAAAAGCACGTGGACTTCCCTGCCGTGCGGGTCAACCTGCGCGCACAGGTCGAGGACTACCTTGCACGCAAGGCGGGGCCGGACGTGTCTTCCAACCTGTTTGGCGCGGCCGCCCTGTCCATCGCCAATCAGGTACTCGGGCGCGGTGTCGACACGCTGGTGACGCCGATGGGCATTGCCGCCCTCCTGCAAGGCCGGGCAACGTGGAAGCGCGCGGTCGGCGAAACCGTGGGTGGCGATACCTATGCACCTCCGGTGCCGGCCGAACCGCTGAAGGACGCCGAGCATCGCTACGAATCGCTGTCGCGCTTCACCGCCACGGTGCATGACGAAAACGGCAGCCCTGTCGTGTTCGTGCTCACCCGACAGGGCCTGCGTTGGCGGCTGACCGATATCCGGCTGCCGCTTTGA
- a CDS encoding DUF2461 domain-containing protein: MATYFSDASFKFLRGLARHNDKTWFNNHKAQYEDHVRQPFLRLLTDLQPDLAAVSLHFRSDPKTVGGSLFRIYRDARFSNDKSPYKSWQGARLFHERHKQVPAPSFYVHLQPGECFVGAGLWHPEPDTQRRVRQFILDNPGSWKKAAHDAPFRRRFEFEESEKLVRPPRGFPADFEFIEDLKHRNFVFWRSLDDATMTGPRLRQTLAGDLKTLGPFVDYLCAALDLEF, from the coding sequence ATGGCCACCTACTTCTCCGATGCCAGCTTCAAGTTCCTGCGCGGGCTGGCCCGCCACAACGACAAGACCTGGTTCAACAACCACAAGGCGCAGTACGAGGATCATGTCCGGCAGCCGTTCCTGCGCCTGCTGACCGATCTCCAGCCCGATCTCGCCGCGGTAAGCCTGCACTTCCGGTCGGATCCGAAGACCGTGGGCGGGTCGCTGTTCCGCATCTACCGAGACGCGCGTTTCTCCAACGACAAGTCACCGTACAAGTCATGGCAGGGCGCGCGCCTGTTCCACGAGCGCCACAAACAGGTGCCCGCACCCTCGTTCTACGTGCACCTGCAGCCTGGCGAGTGTTTCGTCGGTGCCGGACTCTGGCATCCCGAGCCGGACACGCAGCGGCGGGTACGGCAGTTCATCCTCGACAACCCGGGCAGTTGGAAGAAAGCGGCGCACGACGCGCCCTTCCGGCGACGCTTCGAGTTCGAAGAGAGCGAGAAGCTGGTGCGTCCGCCGCGGGGGTTTCCCGCCGATTTCGAGTTCATCGAAGACCTGAAGCACCGCAATTTCGTATTCTGGCGCTCGCTGGACGATGCCACGATGACCGGGCCGCGCCTGCGGCAGACGCTGGCCGGCGATCTGAAGACACTCGGACCCTTCGTCGATTACCTGTGCGCTGCATTGGATCTGGAATTCTGA
- the sbcB gene encoding exodeoxyribonuclease I: MSASFLFYDLETFGADPRRSRIAQVAAVRTTPALELMEEPVSFFVRPADDLLPSPIATLITGITPQQALRDGVNEAEAFARIADEMGRPETCTLGYNSLRFDDEFVRHGLFRNFHEPYEREWRGGNSRWDLLDVMRLMHALRPDGIVWPKRDDGATSFKLEHLALANRVREGDAHEALSDVYATIGLARLMRQAQPRLWDYALQLRDKRFAARLLDVTAMQPVLHVSQRYPASRLCAAPVLPLARHPRIDNRVVVFDLESDPSALLSMAPDEIADRLYTPASDLPEGEQRIPLKEVHLNRAPALVAWSHLRPADMDRLGIDPVRCERHAEVLRGAGPALAEKVRQVFAGERAFTPGDVDASLYDGFLADADKRRFAEVRTTPPALLGQRDFGFRDARLPELLFRYRARNWPDTLSAGEHQRWDDYRRQRLATDSGMSEYSFTSFDAELAGLRAAHADDAERLALLDKIQQWREDLQAGL, from the coding sequence GTGAGCGCCAGCTTCCTGTTCTACGATCTGGAGACCTTCGGCGCGGATCCGCGCCGCAGCCGGATCGCGCAGGTCGCGGCCGTGCGCACCACCCCCGCGTTGGAGCTGATGGAGGAGCCGGTCAGCTTCTTCGTACGGCCGGCGGATGACCTGCTGCCCTCGCCCATCGCCACGCTGATCACCGGCATCACGCCGCAACAGGCGCTCCGCGACGGCGTCAACGAAGCCGAAGCCTTCGCCCGCATCGCCGACGAGATGGGGCGGCCGGAAACCTGCACGCTGGGCTACAACAGCCTGCGCTTCGACGATGAGTTCGTGCGCCATGGCCTGTTCCGCAACTTCCATGAGCCCTACGAGCGCGAGTGGCGTGGCGGCAATTCGCGCTGGGACCTGCTGGACGTGATGCGGCTGATGCATGCGCTGCGGCCGGACGGCATCGTGTGGCCGAAGCGGGACGACGGCGCAACGTCGTTCAAGCTGGAGCACCTGGCACTGGCCAACCGCGTCCGCGAGGGCGATGCGCACGAGGCCCTGTCCGATGTCTACGCCACCATCGGGCTGGCACGGCTGATGCGGCAGGCCCAGCCCCGCCTGTGGGACTACGCATTGCAACTGCGCGACAAGCGCTTCGCCGCGCGCCTGCTGGACGTGACGGCCATGCAGCCGGTACTGCATGTCTCGCAGCGCTACCCCGCCAGCCGCCTCTGCGCCGCCCCCGTGCTGCCATTGGCGCGGCATCCGCGCATCGACAATCGCGTGGTGGTATTCGACCTGGAGAGCGACCCGAGCGCGCTGCTGTCCATGGCGCCCGACGAGATCGCCGATCGTCTCTACACGCCGGCCTCCGACCTGCCGGAAGGCGAGCAGCGGATCCCGCTGAAGGAAGTCCATCTGAATCGCGCACCGGCGCTGGTCGCATGGTCGCACCTGCGTCCCGCGGACATGGACCGGCTCGGCATCGATCCCGTGCGCTGCGAGCGCCACGCAGAGGTCCTGCGCGGGGCCGGCCCGGCGCTTGCGGAGAAGGTGCGCCAGGTGTTCGCCGGCGAGCGGGCGTTCACTCCCGGCGACGTGGATGCCTCGCTTTACGATGGCTTCCTGGCGGACGCGGACAAACGCCGTTTCGCCGAGGTGCGGACCACGCCGCCCGCGCTGCTGGGCCAGCGTGATTTCGGCTTCCGCGATGCCCGCCTGCCTGAACTGTTGTTCCGCTATCGCGCACGCAACTGGCCCGATACCTTGTCTGCAGGCGAACACCAGCGCTGGGACGACTACCGGCGCCAGCGCCTGGCGACCGACAGCGGCATGTCCGAATACAGCTTCACCAGCTTCGACGCCGAACTTGCGGGCCTGCGGGCGGCGCACGCCGACGACGCGGAGCGGCTGGCCCTGCTGGACAAGATCCAGCAGTGGCGCGAGGACCTGCAGGCCGGTCTCTAG
- a CDS encoding NAD(P)/FAD-dependent oxidoreductase, with protein sequence MGIEPQRHITLIGAGLAGALLATLMARAGWRVEVFEKRGDPRVQGYAGGRSINLALTERGRHALRMADADDAVMRQAVMMRGRMVHALDGRLQLQRYGRDDSEVIWSIHRGDLNITLLDLAERAGAVIQFNRRLESVDFDARIARFVNERDGGVHPVGFTALVGADGAGSSLRGAMQRREDLGERTEFLDHSYKELEIPPAADGGFIMEPNALHIWPRGHYMCIALPNDERTFTVTLFLPNEGDPGFDSVRSGAEAKALFLRDFADAVPLIPRLEQDWDANPTGLLATLYLERWHLRGQAVLLGDAAHAMVPFHGQGMNCAFEDCVALAHHLQSTQDLAKAFAAFEAERKPNALAIQEMALENYVEMRDKVDDTGYLLQRELELSLQQRHPDRFVPHYTMVSFMRIPYAVAQHRSHVQRDLLVRHTAGRDALDGIDWAAVDADVLARLPVLEETAG encoded by the coding sequence TTGGGCATTGAGCCACAACGACACATCACCCTCATCGGCGCCGGCCTCGCCGGCGCGCTGCTGGCCACCCTGATGGCGCGCGCCGGCTGGCGCGTGGAGGTGTTCGAGAAGCGTGGCGACCCGCGCGTGCAGGGCTATGCCGGGGGACGCTCGATCAACCTGGCCCTGACCGAACGTGGCCGCCATGCGCTGCGGATGGCGGATGCGGACGATGCGGTGATGCGGCAGGCGGTGATGATGCGCGGGCGCATGGTGCATGCCCTCGACGGACGGCTGCAGTTGCAGCGTTACGGGCGCGACGACTCCGAGGTCATCTGGTCGATCCATCGCGGCGACCTGAACATCACGCTGCTGGACCTGGCGGAACGTGCAGGGGCCGTCATCCAGTTCAACCGCCGGTTGGAATCCGTGGATTTCGACGCGCGCATCGCCCGCTTCGTCAACGAGCGGGACGGTGGCGTCCATCCTGTCGGGTTCACCGCCCTGGTCGGTGCCGACGGCGCCGGTTCATCCTTGCGTGGTGCCATGCAGCGCCGGGAGGATCTAGGCGAACGCACCGAGTTCCTGGACCACTCCTACAAGGAGCTGGAAATCCCCCCGGCCGCCGATGGCGGCTTCATCATGGAACCGAATGCCCTGCATATCTGGCCACGCGGCCACTACATGTGCATCGCATTGCCCAACGACGAGCGCACGTTCACGGTGACGCTGTTCCTGCCCAACGAAGGCGATCCCGGCTTCGACAGCGTGCGCAGCGGCGCGGAAGCGAAGGCGCTGTTCCTGCGTGACTTCGCCGATGCGGTGCCGCTGATCCCGCGACTGGAACAGGACTGGGACGCCAACCCCACCGGCCTGCTCGCCACGCTGTATCTCGAACGCTGGCACCTGCGGGGCCAGGCCGTGCTGCTGGGCGACGCCGCCCACGCCATGGTGCCGTTCCATGGTCAGGGGATGAACTGCGCTTTCGAGGATTGCGTCGCCCTCGCCCACCACCTGCAATCCACGCAAGACCTCGCGAAGGCTTTCGCCGCCTTCGAAGCCGAGCGCAAGCCAAACGCGCTCGCCATCCAGGAAATGGCGCTGGAGAACTACGTGGAAATGCGCGACAAGGTGGACGACACCGGCTATCTGTTGCAGCGGGAACTGGAGCTGTCCCTGCAGCAACGCCACCCGGACCGCTTCGTACCGCACTACACGATGGTCAGCTTCATGCGCATCCCGTATGCGGTCGCGCAGCACCGCAGCCACGTGCAGCGCGACCTGCTGGTGCGGCATACCGCCGGACGTGATGCCCTCGACGGGATCGACTGGGCAGCGGTGGACGCCGATGTACTGGCGCGCTTGCCGGTGCTGGAGGAGACGGCCGGGTGA
- the kynU gene encoding kynureninase: MTDPLSRTHIIALDAADPLRALRNDFLIPRHKHNDQVYFCGNSLGLQPKAARTYINEVLDKWANEAVEGHFTGNAQWMTYHELVREPLARLVGAEPAEVVAMNTLTANLHLMMVSFYRPTAERPAILMEAGAFPSDRHAMESQVRFHGFDPETDLIEVEPDLPDGTLSMAAIERAIAEHGPRLALVLWPGIQYRTGQAFDLAGIARLGHAQGAVVGVDLAHAVGNLPLQLHDSGVDFAVWCHYKYLNSGPGAVAGCFVHARHAHTDRPRFAGWWGHEKETRFRMGPAFVPTPGAEGWQLSNPPILGLAPLRASLELFEKAGGMDAVRTKSLKITGLLEALIQARLSDALQIITPADPAQRGAQLSLRVIGGRERGRELFEYLLSVGTIGDWREPDVIRISPAPLYNRYMDVHRFVEEVETWRGF; the protein is encoded by the coding sequence ATGACCGACCCGCTGTCCCGCACCCACATCATCGCCCTCGACGCCGCCGACCCGTTGCGTGCGCTGCGCAACGACTTCCTGATCCCGCGCCACAAGCACAACGACCAGGTCTACTTCTGCGGCAACTCGCTCGGCCTGCAACCGAAGGCCGCGCGCACCTACATCAACGAGGTACTGGACAAGTGGGCCAACGAGGCGGTCGAAGGCCACTTCACCGGCAATGCGCAGTGGATGACGTACCACGAACTGGTACGCGAACCGCTGGCGCGCCTGGTCGGCGCGGAACCGGCGGAAGTGGTGGCGATGAACACCCTGACCGCCAACCTGCACCTGATGATGGTCAGCTTCTACCGCCCCACCGCGGAGCGCCCCGCGATCCTGATGGAGGCCGGCGCATTCCCGTCCGACCGGCATGCAATGGAATCGCAGGTGCGCTTCCACGGATTCGACCCGGAAACCGATCTGATCGAAGTGGAGCCGGACCTGCCCGATGGCACGCTGTCGATGGCGGCGATCGAGCGCGCCATCGCCGAACACGGTCCGCGCCTGGCGCTGGTGCTGTGGCCGGGCATCCAGTACCGCACCGGGCAAGCGTTCGACCTTGCCGGGATCGCGCGGCTTGGCCATGCGCAGGGCGCCGTCGTCGGCGTCGACCTGGCGCACGCGGTCGGCAACCTGCCGTTGCAGCTGCACGACAGCGGTGTCGATTTTGCCGTCTGGTGCCACTACAAATACCTCAACTCCGGACCGGGTGCCGTCGCCGGCTGCTTCGTCCACGCGCGCCACGCGCATACCGACCGTCCGCGCTTCGCCGGCTGGTGGGGCCACGAGAAGGAGACACGCTTCCGCATGGGGCCGGCGTTCGTCCCCACGCCCGGCGCCGAGGGCTGGCAGCTCAGCAACCCACCGATCCTCGGGCTTGCGCCGCTGCGCGCATCGCTGGAACTGTTCGAGAAGGCCGGCGGCATGGACGCTGTCCGGACCAAGTCGCTGAAGATCACCGGGCTGCTGGAAGCGCTGATCCAGGCACGGCTCTCGGACGCACTGCAGATCATCACGCCAGCCGACCCCGCCCAGCGCGGTGCGCAATTGTCATTGCGGGTGATCGGCGGGCGCGAGCGCGGCCGTGAACTGTTCGAATACCTGCTTTCCGTCGGTACCATCGGCGACTGGCGCGAACCGGACGTGATCCGCATCTCGCCCGCCCCGCTCTACAACCGCTACATGGATGTCCACCGCTTCGTCGAGGAAGTCGAGACGTGGCGGGGGTTCTGA
- a CDS encoding amidohydrolase family protein, which produces MLKIDTHAHFLPRDWPDLAAKYGDLRFPVIHHGDDGRHRIYKDGKFFREIWPKTWDPEERIADYAQFGVQVQVISTVPVMFSYWAKPHHALELHQALNDHTAVACRDYPRHYAGIGTVPMQSPRLAVQELERCMDQLGLQGVQIGSHVNDWNLDAPELFEFFQAASELGAAILVHPWDMMGAASMQKYWLPWLVGMPAEQSRAACSLIFGGVLERLPQLKVCFAHGGGSFPYTIGRIEHGFNMRPDLVATDNHRNPREYLDRVYFDSWVADPRALRYLLDTVGHERVMLGTDYPFPLGEQEPGAGIAALGLDTTQQARLYHGTALEWLGLPASRFL; this is translated from the coding sequence ATGCTGAAAATCGACACCCACGCGCACTTCCTGCCCCGCGACTGGCCCGACCTGGCGGCCAAGTACGGCGACCTGCGCTTCCCGGTGATCCACCACGGCGACGACGGCCGCCACCGCATCTACAAGGACGGCAAGTTCTTCCGCGAGATCTGGCCCAAGACCTGGGACCCGGAAGAACGCATCGCCGATTACGCCCAATTCGGCGTGCAGGTGCAGGTGATCAGCACGGTACCGGTGATGTTCAGCTATTGGGCCAAGCCACACCACGCGCTGGAGCTGCACCAGGCGCTCAACGACCACACCGCCGTCGCCTGTCGCGACTATCCGCGCCACTACGCCGGCATCGGCACGGTGCCGATGCAGTCGCCACGCCTGGCCGTGCAGGAGCTGGAACGCTGCATGGACCAGTTGGGCCTGCAGGGCGTGCAGATCGGCAGCCACGTCAACGACTGGAACCTCGACGCGCCGGAACTGTTCGAGTTCTTCCAGGCCGCCAGCGAGTTGGGCGCCGCGATCCTGGTGCATCCCTGGGACATGATGGGCGCCGCGTCGATGCAGAAGTACTGGCTGCCCTGGCTGGTCGGCATGCCCGCCGAGCAGTCGCGCGCCGCGTGCAGCCTGATCTTCGGTGGCGTGCTGGAGCGCCTGCCGCAGCTGAAGGTCTGCTTCGCCCACGGCGGCGGCAGCTTCCCCTACACCATCGGTCGCATCGAGCACGGCTTCAACATGCGGCCGGACCTGGTGGCCACCGACAACCATCGCAATCCGCGCGAATACCTTGACCGGGTCTATTTCGACTCCTGGGTCGCCGATCCGCGCGCGCTGCGCTACCTGCTGGACACCGTCGGCCACGAGCGCGTGATGCTCGGCACCGACTACCCCTTCCCGCTGGGCGAACAGGAACCCGGCGCCGGCATCGCCGCGCTTGGCCTGGACACGACGCAGCAGGCGCGCCTGTACCACGGCACCGCGCTGGAATGGCTGGGCTTGCCCGCCTCGAGGTTCCTATGA
- a CDS encoding nucleotidyltransferase domain-containing protein: protein MNDGSKPPRVSEAAARYATASLSSALFTTTQQRVLACLFGESGRSYAVNELIQATGAGSGAVQRELARLAGSGLLSVEHVGNQKRYRANPDAPIHDELVAIVRKTFGLAEPLRAALAPLAGRIQAAFLYGSVAKGSDTVRSDIDLMLIADDVDYAEVMLALHPVAERLGRQINPTVYARDELRSRLDAGNGFVTRVLQQPRQWLIGNDDDLPA from the coding sequence ATGAATGACGGTTCCAAACCTCCCAGAGTCAGTGAAGCGGCGGCGCGCTACGCGACGGCCAGCCTGTCGAGCGCGCTGTTCACCACCACCCAGCAGCGCGTGCTGGCCTGCCTGTTCGGCGAGTCCGGGCGCAGCTACGCGGTCAACGAGCTGATCCAGGCCACGGGTGCCGGCAGTGGCGCGGTCCAGCGCGAACTGGCCCGGCTGGCCGGCAGCGGACTGCTGAGCGTCGAGCATGTCGGCAACCAGAAGCGTTATCGCGCCAACCCAGATGCCCCGATCCACGACGAACTGGTCGCCATCGTCCGCAAGACCTTCGGCCTGGCCGAGCCGCTGCGCGCGGCGCTGGCGCCGCTGGCCGGCCGTATCCAGGCCGCCTTCCTGTACGGTTCGGTCGCAAAGGGCAGCGACACCGTCCGCAGCGACATCGACCTGATGCTGATCGCCGACGACGTCGACTACGCCGAAGTGATGCTGGCGCTGCATCCGGTGGCCGAACGGCTTGGTCGACAGATCAATCCCACCGTGTACGCGCGCGACGAACTGCGCAGCCGCCTCGACGCCGGCAACGGCTTCGTCACCCGCGTGCTGCAGCAACCGCGGCAATGGCTGATCGGGAACGACGATGACCTCCCCGCTTGA
- a CDS encoding 3-hydroxyanthranilate 3,4-dioxygenase — protein sequence MLPNPLNFQAWIDEHRHLLKPPVGNKVVYDGDFIVMVVGGPNARTDYHWDEGPEWFYQLEGEMVLRIQEDGAPRDIPIRAGEIFLLPPRVPHSPQRMPGSVGLVIERKRLPHEDDGLLWFCERCNTKVYEEYFHLNDIEQDFFRVFEAFYRNDDLRTCKACGHLNSRPSRYEMQADSQADIT from the coding sequence ATGCTGCCGAACCCGCTCAATTTCCAGGCCTGGATCGACGAGCACCGCCACCTGCTCAAGCCGCCGGTGGGCAACAAGGTGGTCTACGACGGCGACTTCATCGTCATGGTGGTCGGTGGGCCGAACGCGCGCACCGACTATCACTGGGATGAAGGTCCGGAATGGTTCTACCAGTTGGAAGGCGAGATGGTGCTGCGCATCCAGGAAGACGGCGCGCCGCGTGACATCCCTATCCGGGCAGGCGAGATCTTCCTGCTGCCGCCACGCGTGCCCCATTCGCCGCAACGCATGCCGGGTTCGGTCGGGCTGGTGATCGAGCGCAAGCGCCTGCCGCACGAGGACGACGGCCTGTTGTGGTTCTGCGAGCGCTGCAACACAAAGGTCTATGAGGAGTATTTCCACCTCAATGACATCGAGCAGGATTTCTTCCGCGTGTTCGAGGCGTTCTACCGCAACGACGACCTGCGCACCTGCAAGGCCTGCGGACACCTGAATTCCCGCCCCAGCCGCTACGAGATGCAGGCCGATTCACAAGCCGACATCACCTGA
- a CDS encoding RidA family protein, which produces MSDVVHTEAAPKPVGQYPHARRVGDLLFLSGIGPRDPASNAIVGNVHDAAGHLISYDIDAQCRAVFANVRTVLKASGARWEDLVDVTVYLTDMAHDFKAYNQVWAEYFPDAATAPCRTTLGITALPTPIAIELKCVAHLPERR; this is translated from the coding sequence ATGAGTGACGTCGTCCACACCGAGGCCGCGCCGAAGCCCGTCGGCCAGTATCCCCACGCGCGGCGCGTGGGTGACCTGCTGTTCCTGTCCGGCATCGGCCCGCGCGACCCGGCCAGCAACGCCATCGTCGGCAACGTGCACGATGCGGCTGGCCATCTCATCAGCTATGACATCGACGCGCAGTGTCGCGCCGTGTTCGCCAACGTGCGGACGGTACTGAAGGCCAGCGGTGCGCGCTGGGAAGACCTGGTGGACGTGACCGTGTATCTCACCGACATGGCGCACGACTTCAAGGCCTACAACCAGGTGTGGGCAGAGTATTTCCCCGACGCTGCAACCGCACCTTGCCGCACCACGCTCGGCATCACCGCGCTGCCGACCCCGATCGCCATCGAACTGAAATGCGTCGCGCACCTGCCGGAGCGCCGCTGA
- the can gene encoding carbonate dehydratase encodes MTELEKLLQNNRDWAARIKQEDPGFFKRLSQQQSPRYLWIGCSDSRVPANQILGLDPGEVFVHRNIANVMSHGDLNALSVVQFAVDILKVEHILLVGHYGCGGVHAAMTGLRVGLADNWLRHVADVALKHNDLLEQVDTESLRHARLCELNVIEQVFNVCQTTVVQDAWARGQPLAIHGWVYSLFDGRVRELGMDVAAQDELQPAYQRALAGVPAKGKRDE; translated from the coding sequence CTGACCGAACTCGAGAAACTGCTGCAGAACAACCGCGACTGGGCCGCCCGCATCAAGCAGGAGGATCCCGGCTTCTTCAAGCGCCTGTCGCAGCAGCAATCACCGCGTTACCTCTGGATCGGTTGTTCCGATTCGCGCGTGCCGGCCAACCAGATCCTGGGCCTCGACCCGGGTGAGGTCTTCGTCCACCGCAACATCGCCAACGTGATGTCGCACGGCGACCTCAATGCGCTGTCGGTCGTCCAGTTCGCCGTCGACATCCTGAAGGTCGAGCACATCCTGCTGGTCGGCCACTACGGCTGCGGCGGTGTGCATGCCGCCATGACCGGCCTGCGCGTGGGCCTGGCCGACAATTGGCTGCGCCATGTCGCCGATGTCGCGCTCAAGCACAACGATCTGCTGGAACAGGTGGATACCGAATCCCTGCGCCATGCCCGCCTGTGCGAACTCAACGTGATCGAACAGGTGTTCAACGTGTGCCAGACCACCGTGGTGCAGGATGCCTGGGCTCGCGGCCAGCCACTCGCTATCCACGGCTGGGTCTACAGCCTGTTCGACGGCCGCGTGCGCGAACTGGGCATGGACGTGGCCGCACAGGATGAACTGCAGCCTGCCTACCAGCGCGCACTTGCCGGTGTGCCGGCCAAGGGCAAGCGCGATGAGTGA